From the Nocardiopsis changdeensis genome, one window contains:
- a CDS encoding helix-turn-helix transcriptional regulator yields the protein MRADRLVATLLFLQERGRVTSAEVAAELEVSERTARRDLEALMAAGVPVYSRQGRGGGWTLVGGARTNLTGLTAEEIRSLFVLLGPVSDTPRMRTALRKLVRALPSTLRTDAKAASRVGLDDGTDWARAAEGGPHLADLERAVLDRARLRLGYASPGGAARVRAVDPLGLVSKAGARYLVAGTEGGLRTFRVSRVTSVERTGEVFEPPAGFDLAAAWRGLAGPMEERMAAATVRGRAAPGTAALLDRLLGGRLRLGGRDGDGWTRFEADGPSPEVVAAQLAGLGSRVEVLAPEAARRRLAELAAELAGLYGAP from the coding sequence ATGAGAGCCGATCGCCTGGTGGCGACCCTTCTGTTCCTCCAGGAGCGCGGGCGGGTGACCTCCGCCGAGGTGGCCGCCGAACTGGAGGTGTCCGAGCGCACCGCGCGCCGTGACCTGGAGGCGCTCATGGCCGCCGGCGTCCCCGTGTACTCGCGGCAGGGCCGGGGCGGCGGCTGGACGCTGGTCGGCGGGGCCCGGACGAACCTGACCGGGCTGACCGCCGAGGAGATCCGCTCCCTGTTCGTGCTGCTGGGGCCGGTGTCGGACACGCCGCGGATGCGCACGGCGCTGCGCAAGCTGGTCCGGGCGCTGCCCTCGACGCTGCGGACGGACGCCAAGGCCGCGTCCCGGGTGGGCCTGGACGACGGCACGGACTGGGCGCGCGCCGCGGAGGGCGGTCCGCACCTGGCCGACCTGGAGCGGGCGGTGCTGGACCGGGCCCGGCTGCGGCTGGGATACGCCTCCCCGGGCGGGGCGGCGCGCGTGCGCGCGGTGGACCCGCTGGGGCTCGTGTCCAAGGCGGGCGCCCGCTACCTCGTCGCCGGCACCGAAGGGGGGCTGCGCACCTTCCGGGTCTCCCGCGTCACCTCGGTCGAGCGGACCGGGGAGGTCTTCGAGCCCCCCGCCGGGTTCGACCTCGCCGCCGCCTGGCGCGGGCTGGCCGGGCCGATGGAGGAGCGCATGGCGGCGGCGACCGTCCGGGGCCGGGCCGCGCCGGGGACGGCCGCCCTGCTGGACCGGCTCCTCGGCGGCCGGCTGCGCCTGGGAGGGCGCGACGGCGACGGCTGGACGCGGTTCGAGGCCGACGGCCCCTCGCCCGAGGTGGTGGCGGCGCAGCTGGCCGGACTGGGCTCCCGGGTGGAGGTCCTGGCCCCGGAGGCGGCCCGGCGGCGGCTCGCGGAGCTGGCCGCGGAGCTCGCCGGGCTCTACGGGGCTCCCTGA
- a CDS encoding zeta toxin family protein, which translates to MATDTTPAPGALEPGAAAPAAEPRPASTASPLLAESPTGGVPPQTADRRLARERVYNLFSAAIGACTARGLRDRAADLLAREARLPFLSPDELERTADELARTLAGLRAVPVPDTGDEVRPLSGADAADLFDLGLRDRLTGKAREHPRLLLFGGQPGSGKSTLQRLLLPVLPEGTVSYDGDDLMRLSPDYERAMRRDDRAASHAVAAQVGVLHAPAMEHIRSGRADVLCSHPLGRADWAAEWVRGFRGAGYRVEVAFLAVHASASGFAIADRYRRSREQQGFGRWLPEHLHDRFYQGVPNTVEFLETHRLVDSLYVLSREGEVLYANHLDAGGDWRAEPFGRIALEAQRGRRELWHEEDPVPQGAP; encoded by the coding sequence CCGGCCGCGGAGCCCCGCCCGGCCTCCACGGCCTCTCCCCTCCTCGCGGAGAGCCCCACGGGAGGCGTCCCCCCGCAGACCGCGGACCGGCGGCTGGCCCGGGAACGCGTCTACAACCTGTTCAGCGCCGCCATCGGCGCCTGCACGGCCCGGGGCCTGCGCGACCGGGCCGCCGACCTGCTGGCACGGGAGGCCCGGCTGCCCTTCCTCTCCCCGGACGAGCTCGAACGCACCGCCGACGAGCTCGCCCGGACCCTGGCCGGGCTGCGCGCCGTCCCCGTCCCGGACACCGGCGACGAGGTGCGCCCGCTCTCCGGTGCCGACGCCGCCGACCTCTTCGACCTGGGGCTGCGCGACCGCCTCACCGGGAAGGCGCGCGAGCACCCGCGGCTGCTGCTGTTCGGCGGCCAGCCGGGCTCGGGCAAGTCCACCCTCCAGCGGCTGCTGCTGCCGGTGCTGCCCGAGGGCACCGTGAGCTACGACGGCGACGACCTGATGCGGCTGTCCCCGGACTACGAGAGGGCGATGCGCCGCGACGACCGGGCGGCCTCGCACGCGGTCGCCGCGCAGGTCGGGGTGCTGCACGCCCCCGCCATGGAGCACATCCGCTCCGGCCGGGCGGACGTGCTGTGCAGCCACCCGCTGGGGCGCGCCGACTGGGCGGCCGAATGGGTGCGGGGCTTCCGCGGGGCCGGCTACCGGGTGGAGGTCGCGTTCCTGGCCGTCCACGCCTCCGCCAGCGGGTTCGCGATCGCGGACCGCTACCGCCGCTCCCGCGAACAGCAGGGGTTCGGCCGCTGGCTGCCCGAGCACCTGCACGACCGCTTCTACCAGGGCGTGCCCAACACGGTCGAGTTCCTGGAGACCCACCGGCTCGTGGACTCCCTCTACGTCCTCTCCCGCGAGGGAGAGGTCCTCTACGCCAACCACCTGGACGCCGGCGGCGACTGGCGCGCGGAGCCCTTCGGACGGATCGCCCTGGAGGCGCAGCGCGGCCGCCGCGAGCTCTGGCACGAGGAGGACCCGGTGCCTCAGGGAGCCCCGTAG
- a CDS encoding NAD(P)H-binding protein, whose translation MIVVTGATGNVGRPLVRALVREGEQVTAVARRLPGADRVAGARYLSADLADPEGLAPALEGADALYLLVSGAGEGLDPDRILKAAAGAGIGRVVLQSSQAARTRPDSPSHDHLRVFEEAVRGSGLEWTVLRPGGFASNAFAWAGPVRERREVRSPFGDVGLPVVDPVDIAEVAARVLRDGAHSGRALELTGPAAVTPRERAGAIADAVGAPVRFVEQTREEARAALLEFMPEVVADGTLAILGEPSQDERRVSPDVERVLGRAPRAFAEWARDNAAAFGGPAGD comes from the coding sequence GTGATCGTTGTGACGGGAGCCACCGGGAACGTCGGCCGTCCGCTGGTCCGGGCGCTGGTCCGTGAGGGCGAGCAGGTGACGGCGGTGGCCCGCCGCCTCCCCGGCGCCGACCGGGTGGCGGGCGCGCGGTACCTGTCGGCCGACCTGGCCGACCCGGAGGGGCTGGCCCCGGCCCTGGAGGGCGCCGACGCGCTGTACCTGCTGGTCTCGGGGGCCGGGGAGGGCCTCGACCCCGACCGGATCCTCAAGGCGGCGGCCGGGGCGGGGATCGGCCGGGTGGTCCTCCAGTCCTCCCAGGCCGCCCGGACCCGTCCGGACTCGCCCTCACACGACCACCTCAGGGTGTTCGAGGAGGCGGTGCGGGGCTCGGGCCTGGAATGGACGGTCCTGCGGCCGGGCGGGTTCGCCTCCAACGCCTTCGCCTGGGCGGGCCCGGTCCGCGAGCGCCGCGAGGTCCGCTCCCCGTTCGGGGACGTGGGACTGCCGGTCGTCGACCCGGTGGACATCGCCGAGGTGGCGGCCCGGGTGCTGCGGGACGGCGCCCACTCCGGGCGGGCCCTGGAGCTGACCGGCCCGGCGGCGGTGACCCCGCGCGAGCGGGCCGGGGCCATCGCGGACGCCGTCGGCGCACCGGTGCGCTTCGTGGAGCAGACCCGGGAGGAGGCCCGGGCGGCGCTGCTGGAGTTCATGCCCGAGGTGGTCGCCGACGGCACGCTCGCCATCCTGGGCGAGCCCTCGCAGGACGAGCGGAGGGTGAGCCCCGACGTGGAGCGGGTGCTCGGCCGCGCCCCGCGCGCCTTCGCCGAGTGGGCGCGGGACAACGCCGCCGCGTTCGGGGGCCCGGCGGGGGATTGA